CCGTGGTCGCCGGCCCGGGGCGGTCGCCGGACACCCGGCCCTCGGGCACCCGGCGGAGGTCAGCCGACGGCGTCGCGTAGCCGGGCCAGGGACTGCTCCTGGGCGCTGCGCAGCTCCCGCTCCAGCGGCCCGGCGACGGCGGCCACGGCGGTGCCCTGCACCTGCTGGCAGAGCCGCACCCGCGAGCCGTCGGCGGTCGGCTCGACCTCGTAGCTGCTGCGCAGCGTGATCCCCATCGGCCCGCTGCCGGTCATCGCGAGCCGGGCGTTCTCGGCGACCTCGGCCACCGTCCAGGTCACCTCGGCCGGCATGCCCATCACCCGCACCTTCTGGGTGAACGTCGTGCCGTCGGTGAAGGCGGCCGGCTCGGCGCCCTGGTAGCCCAGGTGGGTGGTCTGCCAGCGGCCCAGCTCGGCCGGCCCGGCGAGCACCGGCCAGACCCGTTCGGGCGCGGCGGGCAGCTCCACGGTGGAGATCACTGTCGTCATGACCGGGACGCTACGAAGCTATTGGCAGCATGTCAACAAGCTGCTACGTTCGGCCGCATGACAGGCCCCGCCGGCGTCGACCCGGCCGCTGCGGTCCTCATCGGAGTCGGCCAGGCCGCCCACCGCGACCGCGTCGGCGCCACCCCGGCGGCGGCGCTCGTCCGCGCGGCGGCCCAGCGGGCGCTGGACGACACCGGCGCCGCCGAGGCCGTCCGCGCCCGGCTGCGCACCGTCGGCGTCGCCCACTGCCTGAGCTGGTCCGCCACCGACCCGGCCGCCACCCTCGCCGCCGCGCTCGGCGCCCCCGCCGGCCGTACCCTGACCACCCGCCCCGGCGGCACCGCGCCACTGGACCTGCTGCACCACGCCGCCGCGGCGATCCGGGCCGGCGACGACCAGGTGACGCTGCTCGCCGGTGGCGAGGGCATCCGCGCGCTGCGCGCCGGACTCGCCGACGACCCGGACACCCCCGACGTCCCCGGCGCCCCACGCGTCCTCGGCACCGACCGCGCGCCGTCGCACCCGGCCGAGGAACGCGCCGGGCTCTACCAGCCGCTCAACTACTACCCCCTGTTCGAGAACGCGATCCGCGCCACCGGCGGCTGGCCCGCCCTGCGCGACGGCGACGCCGCCGACGTCGTCCCCGCCGCCGCGCACACCCGGTGGCTCGGCGAGCTGTGGGCCCGGTTCGCCCGGGTCGGCGCGGCCAACCCGTACGGGTGCGTGGACGACGAGCCGCCCGACGCCGACCGGATCACCACCGTCGGACCGGCCAACCGGCTGGTCGCCCACCCCTATCCGAAGCTGCTCACCGCCAACATCGCCGTCGACCAGGCCGCCGCCGTGCTCGTCTGCTCCGCCGGCACCGCCGCCGCCCTCGGCGTGCCCCGCGACCGGTGGGTCTTCGTCGCCGCCGGCGCCGGGGCCACCGACCACTGGCACGTCGGCGAACGCGCCCAGCTGCACCGCTCGCCCGCCGTCGCCGCCGCCGGACGGGCCGTGCTCGCCGCCGTCGGCCGGGGCGTCGACGACCTGGCCCACCTGGACCTCTACTCCTGCTTCCCGTCCGCCGTGCAGGTCGCCGCCGCCGAACTCGGCGTCGACCTCGACCGGCGCACCCCGACCGTCACCGGCGGCCTGACCTTCGCCGGCGGGCCCGCCAGCAGCTACACCTTCCACGCGCTCGCCGAGCTGACCGGACGGCTGCGCGCCGGCGAGCCCGACGACGCCGCCCTCGCCACCGCCGTGGGCTGGTTCCTCACCAAGCACGCGGTCACCGTCCTCACCGCCGCGCCACCGCCCACCGGCTTCCGGTACGCCGACGTGCAGCCCGAGGTGGACGCCACACCCCGCCGCCGGCTCGTCGACGGGCACCGGGGCGAGGCCGTCGTGGAGTCCTGGACCGCCACCTACGACCGCGACGGCGCGCCGTCCGCCGCGTACGCGAGCTGCCTGCTGCCCGACGGCGCCCGCGTCCTGGCCAGCAGCACCGACCCCGACACCGTCACCGCCGTGGCGCAGGCCGACCCGATCGGCGCCCGGGTACGCCTCGACGACGCCACGTTCACCATCTGACCCGGCCGGCGGGCGCCGCCGCCGGTCGCCGTGAGGGAGCGCCATGACCGACACCACCGGATCCTCCCCACCGTCGCGCAGCGCCGGGCGGGAAGTGCCCGACGTGGCCGGCGCCCGCACGCCCCGGGTGGCGATCATCGGCTCCGGGTTCGGCGGGGTGGCGGTCGCCGCCGCGTTGCTGCGGGCCGGCTACGACGACGTCGTGCTGCTGGAGAGGGCCGACGGGATCGGCGGGGTGTGGCGGGACAACAGCTACCCCGGGTGCGCCTGCGACATCCCCGCGCCGCTGTACTCGTACTCCTTCGCGCTCAACCCGGACTGGTCGCGGCGCTTCCCGTCGCACGCGGAGATCCTCGGCTACCTGCGCCGCTGCGCCGACGACCTGGGCGTCACCGCACGGGTCCGGCTGCGCACCGAGGTCACCGACGCCACCTGGGACGAGGCCGGTTCGTGCTGGCGGTTGCGCACCGGCGCCGGCGAGGAGGTCGTCGCCGACGTGCTGATCCCGGCGGTCGGGCAGCTCTCCCGCCCGGTGGTGCCGGCGCTGCCCGGCGCACACCGCTTCCGGGGCCGGGCCGTGCACACCGCCCGCTGGGACCCGACGGTGCGCGTCGACGGCGCCCGGGTCGCGGTCGTCGGCACCGGCGCCAGCGCGATCCAACTGGTCCCGGCGATCGCCGGCCGCGCCGCGCACGTCACCGTGTTCCAGCGCACCGCCCCGTGGACGCTGCCCAAACCGGACCGCCGCTACGGGGCGCTGCGCCGCTCGGCGTACCGGCGGTGGCCGTGGCTGATGCGCCTGCCCCGCGCCGGCGTCTGGGCGATGACCGTGGTGACCGGGCTCGCCGTCACCGGCAACCGGGCCGCCGGCGCCCTGCTGCGCACCCTGTCGGCCGCCCAGCGCCGCTGGCAGGTGCGCGATCCCGACCTGCGCGCCCGGATCACCCCCGACGAGCCGATGGGCTGCAAGCGGGTGCTGTTCACCAGCGACTGGCTGCCCACCCTGGCCCGACCCGACGTCGACCTGGTCACCGAGAAGATCGTCGAGGTCACCGCGGACGGCGTCCGCACCGCCGACGGCCGCACCCACCCGTGCGACGTGCTGGTCTACGGCACCGGCTTCGCCGCCACCGACTTCCTCACCCCGATCCGGGTCACCGGACGCGCCGGCCGCCGCCTCGACGAGGTGTGGCGCGACGGCGCGCACGCCTACCTCGGCATGGCGGTGCCCGGCTTCCCGAACCTCTTCCTCGTGTACGGCCCCAACACCAACACCGGCAACACCTCGGTGGTCTACTTCCACGAGGCCCAGGCGCGCTACATCGCCCAGGCGGTACGCCTGATCGCCGCCGGCGGGCCACCGTTGGACGTACGCGCGGACGTGGCCGCCGCCTACGACGCCGAGCTGCAACGACGGCTCGCCGGCAGTGTCTGGACCGGGTGCCAGAGCTGGTACCGCACCCCCGGCGGCCGGGTCGTCACCAACTGGCCCGGCCTGGCGGGGGAGTACCGGCGCGCCACCGCCCGGTTCCGGCCCGCCGACTACGGCCGGATCAGCCCAGCCGCTGCCGGGCGAGGAACGCCGGCACCACCATCCGCCACGCCTCGGTGACCAGTTCGGTCATCTGCGCCTCGTCGAGCCGCGCGACCCGGCAGCACACCCAGTTGAACCGCAGGTCGGACGCGGGTGGCAGCAGGAACAGCTGCGGATCGGCCGCGACGAGACCGGCGCGCTGCTCCTTCGGGAAGGCGAAGCCCATGGTCTGCTCGTCGCGCGAGAACGCCACGTACACCAGCCGGCCGACCCGGAACTTCACCCGGTCGTGGATCAGGTGCTCGCTGCTGCGGGGCAGCGTCCGGGCCAGGGCACGGACGTCGGCGACGGTGACCACCCCGGCACCCTAGCGCCGACCCCCGACACCCCGGCCGGCTCGCGGGTCCACCTCCCGGACCCGCGAGCCGGCCGACAGTCGTCGGCTACCGCCCGACCGCCGCGAACAGCCCCGCCACGGCGTCGACCGTGCCCGGGTGCGCCGCCAGCAGCCCGGCCACCTCCGACGCACCCGGCGGCACGTCCGCCGGCTGCCAGGCGGCGTCGCAGCCGAACAGCGCCGCCACCGCGTCCACCGGCTCCGGATGCGCGGCGAGCAGCGCGGCGACCGGCCCCGCCACGACGGCCGGAGCCGCCACCGCCGTCGGCGCCGGCGCGATCCACGGCGGCACCCAGGCGTCCAGCGCCGGCAGGGTGCCGGGGAAGGTCCGCCCCGCCTCGCGGACCAGCAGCGGCACCAGCTCCGGACCCTGCTCCCGCAGGGTGGTGATCAGCGTCGGCAACCAGGGCAGCAGCACCGGGTCGGGCAGCCGGGCGAACGCGGTCGACATCGTCTCCACCACGAACGGCGCCAGCGCCGGCACCGGCTCCAACGCCTGCACGAACCCGGAGAGGTACTGCGGGAACGCCGGCACCACCAGCGGGTTGCCGAGCAGCTGCGCGCAGCGCTCCCGCAACCCGGCCAGCGAGAGCAGGCCGAGCTGGTGGCGGGCGGCCCAGAGCAGCGCCACCTTCGCCGGGCTCTCCGGATGCGACTGCGCGACGGCCAGTTCGAGCTGCGAGCGGTCGCAGCCCAGCGACAACGCCAGCCCCTCCATGCCGAACAGGAACCCCAGCATCGCCCCGACCTGGCGTACGCCGGTCTCCTCGTCCACCACGGCGGTGGGCAGCAGGGTGCAGTAGTGCGCGTAGCCGGTGGTGACGAACGCCCGGCACCAGGCGGGCAGCGCCCCGGACGCCCGGTGGTGGGCGAGCAGCCGACGGATGCGGCGCAGCACCTCCGGGGCGTCGTCGACGGTGCGCTCGGCGGCGAGCAGCTCCACCGCCCGGGCACCCAGTTCGTCGACCAGGCGAGGGCTGTCCAGCAGCCGGATCGCGTCCTCGACCGCCCCGAGGGCGACCGCCGCCGTCGCCCGGGGACCCCGCACCGCCCGGCGCAGCCGCTGCTCCAGCACCTGCTCGACGGTCACCCCCTCGTACCCCAGCTCGATCAGGGCACGCTGGTTGCGGCCCAGCGCCAGGTCCCAGCTCTCCTGGATCGACCGGTGCCCCAGCCGGCGCTCGCCCATGATGGGACGGACCGCGTCCGGCGGGAGCAGGTGGCGCAGCATCCACAGCAGATCGGAGCAGGGCGCCAGCGCCGGATCGCCGTGCAGGTCCAGCAGCGCCCGCTGCACGGTCCGCTTCTCCAGGTCCAACCCGAGCGGAGCCAGCCGGTCCAGCACGTCACGGGCCAGCGGCGGCAGGGCGTCGTAGCCGACCTGGCCGACCCGGTCGCCGCCGAGCAGGATCTCGCAGAGCCGCCGCACGTCGCGCCGGCCGGGCACCACGTCCTTCTCGATGCAGGTGACGGCCGCGTCGGCGAAGTCGTACGGGGTGGGCCGGGCCCGGTTGCGCAGCCCGGCCAGCAGGATCGACGTCTCGAACACCGCGATCGCGTCGGCGGTGCTGGCCAGGTAGCCGTTGCGCCGGGCCAGCCGCACGATGTCGACGCACCAGCCGCGCAGCTCCGCCTCGTCCAGGCCGCCCGGGGTGGGCGGCGCGGCCAGGAACCCGGAGAGCCGGTCGGTGACCGGGGCGGCCGGGGAGGCGGCCGGCCCGCCCTTGCCGCGCCGGGTCCGCCCACCGCGCTGCCCGTCCAGGCGGAACGGCGCCAGACCGGAGCGGGCGACCGCCTTCTGCCAGCCCGCCGCGGCGATGGACACCGCGCCGGAGGCGAGCCCGAACTGCGCCTCGATCGCCGAGTGGCTGGACGGGATCAGCCCGTAGCGCCAGCGGGTGCCGGTACGCGGAGTGATCTCGAAGGGCGGGGCGTCGGCGGCGAGCCCGAACTGCGCGACCCGGCTGGCGGCGTGGAACGCCCCGCAGACGTAGAGGCAGTCGGCCGGGTCGGCCCCGGACGCGGCCAGGTGCTGCCGCATCCGCGTCCACATGTACCGCTCCCGGTCCTCGTCGCGGTCGGTCCGCTCCGACCCGGCCGGGCGCAGCCGCCGGAACAGGCTGCCGATGAGCACCATCACCTGCCGGTAGGTGTCGTGGTCGGCGTCGGCGAGGGGCTGCTCGACGTACTGGTCCCACCACTCCGACCAGTGCCGCACCTTGCCGTGGTGCAGCAGGTACGCCTCCAGCTCGGCGAAGCGGGGCCGCAGCTCGCCGATCTCCACCCCGACCGCGTCGCCGTGCAGCGCGGCGTCCTCGTCGAGGGTCGCCGGCGGCTCGGTGTCACCGCCGTCGGCCGGACCGTCGTCGCGGGGCGTCCACTGGAAGACGTGGTCGGTGGAGCGGTCGACCAGCACCAGCTCGACCCCCGGGGTGTCCAGCGCGTACGCGATCGCCTGGTACTCGGCGGACGCCTCGGTGACCGGCGCGACGACGCTGAGCGGACCCCACTCGGCGGGGAAGCCCTCCAGCTCCGAGGCGAACGCCTGCACGGCCACCGGCAGGCGGCAGTTGCGCAGCTCGCCCAAGAGCGGCTGGAGATCCTCGCAGAGCTCCAGGTAGATCACCTTGGGCTGCTTGGCCCGCAGCCGGCGCACCATCGCCAGCGCGGAGGCCGGCGAGTGGTGGCAGACCGGGAAGATCTCCAGCGGCTCGCCGAGGGCGCGGTCGACGTCGTCGACCATGCCGGCGAGGATGCCGGCCACCGCGTCGGGAGAGCCGCCGAAGGTGGCCGCCGCCTCGGCGAGCTGCTCGCGCAGCGCCGCGAACGGGCCGGTGGGGGCGGGCCCGGTCATGACAGCGACGCGATCGCCTGGCGGCCGCCGTCGAGGAAGCCCGCCCAGCCGCCGCCGTCCTGCTTGGCCCGCGGCTCGACCACGCCGTGCAGGTACTTGTTGAGGATCGCCAGGTCCTCCGGGCTGCGCCGGGCCAGCGACCCCATCAGCGACCCGGCCAGGGTCTCCGGGCGCAGGGTACGGTCGCCGAAGAACTGGCTGTGCAGGATCGCGTCCTCCAGCACGCCGATCTGCTCGGCGGTCGACAGCGCCGACTCCAGCTTCTCGTCGTCGCTGGTGGCCGACGCGGCGGCGGCCCGCAGGTCGGCGAAGCTCTGCAGCAGGATGTCCAGCAGCGTCGGCGGCACGTCCAGTTCGATGGCGTGCCGGCGCAGCAGCTCCTCGGTGCGGAACCGGACGATCTCCGCCTCGCTGCGCTTGTTGGTCACCACCGGGATGCGGACGAAGTTGAACCGCCGCTTCAGCGCCGACGACAGGTCGTTGACGCCACGGTCGCGGCTGTTGGCGGTGGCGATGACCGAGAACCCGGGCTTGGCGAACACGATGTTGTCGTCGTTGAGCTCGGGGATGGAGACGTACTTCTCCGACAGGATCGAGATCAGCGCGTCCTGCACGTCGCTGGTGGAGCGGGTCAGCTCCTCGAAGCGGCCGATGACGCCCTGCTCCATGGCGGTCATGATCGGCGAGGGGATCATCGACTCGCGGGACTGCCCCCGGGCGATGACCATGGAGACGTTCCAGGAGTACTTGATGTGGTCCTCGGTGGTGCCGGCGGTGCCCTGCACCACCAGCGTGGAGTTGCGGCAGATCGCGGCGGACAGCAGCTCGGCCAGCCAGCTCTTGCCGGTGCCCGGGTCACCGATGAGCAGCAGGCCCCGGTCGGAGGCGAGCGTGACGATGCTCCGCTCGACGAAGCTGCGGTCGCCGAACCACTTCTGCGCGATCTCCCGGTCCAGGCCGTCGGCCCGCTCCGAGCCCAGGACGAACAGCCGCACCATGCGCGGGCTCAGCCGCCAGGAGAACGGCTTCGGCCCGGTGTCGACCGACTCCAGGTAGTCCAGCTCGTCGGCGTACTTGACCTCGGCGGGGGCACGCAACATCTCGGACATGTGGTGATGACTCCTAGGTGAGGAAGCTCTTGAGCTCGAAGACGAGTTTGCGGATGTGACCGGAGATGACCGGGGTGCCCAGGTCCTTGAAGCGTTGCCGGAACCACGGGTTGACGCTCTGCTGGCCGGAGCTGTTGACCGAGCCGACCGGGATGAACCGCACCCCGGAGCGGTGCACGGCCTCGATGCCCTCGAACAGGGGCTGGGACCGGTCGAACTCGTAGAAGTCCGAGATCCACACCATGACGGTGTTCCTCGGCTCGACGATCTTGGGTCGGGCGAGCGCCATCGCCACCGGGCCGTCGTTGCCCCCGCCCAGGTTGGTGCGCAGCAGCACCTCGAACGGGTCGTGCACCCACGGCGTCAGGTCCAGCGC
This genomic interval from Micromonospora coxensis contains the following:
- a CDS encoding type II toxin-antitoxin system Rv0910 family toxin, producing the protein MTTVISTVELPAAPERVWPVLAGPAELGRWQTTHLGYQGAEPAAFTDGTTFTQKVRVMGMPAEVTWTVAEVAENARLAMTGSGPMGITLRSSYEVEPTADGSRVRLCQQVQGTAVAAVAGPLERELRSAQEQSLARLRDAVG
- a CDS encoding acetyl-CoA acetyltransferase; translation: MTGPAGVDPAAAVLIGVGQAAHRDRVGATPAAALVRAAAQRALDDTGAAEAVRARLRTVGVAHCLSWSATDPAATLAAALGAPAGRTLTTRPGGTAPLDLLHHAAAAIRAGDDQVTLLAGGEGIRALRAGLADDPDTPDVPGAPRVLGTDRAPSHPAEERAGLYQPLNYYPLFENAIRATGGWPALRDGDAADVVPAAAHTRWLGELWARFARVGAANPYGCVDDEPPDADRITTVGPANRLVAHPYPKLLTANIAVDQAAAVLVCSAGTAAALGVPRDRWVFVAAGAGATDHWHVGERAQLHRSPAVAAAGRAVLAAVGRGVDDLAHLDLYSCFPSAVQVAAAELGVDLDRRTPTVTGGLTFAGGPASSYTFHALAELTGRLRAGEPDDAALATAVGWFLTKHAVTVLTAAPPPTGFRYADVQPEVDATPRRRLVDGHRGEAVVESWTATYDRDGAPSAAYASCLLPDGARVLASSTDPDTVTAVAQADPIGARVRLDDATFTI
- a CDS encoding flavin-containing monooxygenase yields the protein MTDTTGSSPPSRSAGREVPDVAGARTPRVAIIGSGFGGVAVAAALLRAGYDDVVLLERADGIGGVWRDNSYPGCACDIPAPLYSYSFALNPDWSRRFPSHAEILGYLRRCADDLGVTARVRLRTEVTDATWDEAGSCWRLRTGAGEEVVADVLIPAVGQLSRPVVPALPGAHRFRGRAVHTARWDPTVRVDGARVAVVGTGASAIQLVPAIAGRAAHVTVFQRTAPWTLPKPDRRYGALRRSAYRRWPWLMRLPRAGVWAMTVVTGLAVTGNRAAGALLRTLSAAQRRWQVRDPDLRARITPDEPMGCKRVLFTSDWLPTLARPDVDLVTEKIVEVTADGVRTADGRTHPCDVLVYGTGFAATDFLTPIRVTGRAGRRLDEVWRDGAHAYLGMAVPGFPNLFLVYGPNTNTGNTSVVYFHEAQARYIAQAVRLIAAGGPPLDVRADVAAAYDAELQRRLAGSVWTGCQSWYRTPGGRVVTNWPGLAGEYRRATARFRPADYGRISPAAAGRGTPAPPSATPR
- a CDS encoding MmcQ/YjbR family DNA-binding protein — protein: MVTVADVRALARTLPRSSEHLIHDRVKFRVGRLVYVAFSRDEQTMGFAFPKEQRAGLVAADPQLFLLPPASDLRFNWVCCRVARLDEAQMTELVTEAWRMVVPAFLARQRLG
- a CDS encoding DUF5682 family protein, encoding MTGPAPTGPFAALREQLAEAAATFGGSPDAVAGILAGMVDDVDRALGEPLEIFPVCHHSPASALAMVRRLRAKQPKVIYLELCEDLQPLLGELRNCRLPVAVQAFASELEGFPAEWGPLSVVAPVTEASAEYQAIAYALDTPGVELVLVDRSTDHVFQWTPRDDGPADGGDTEPPATLDEDAALHGDAVGVEIGELRPRFAELEAYLLHHGKVRHWSEWWDQYVEQPLADADHDTYRQVMVLIGSLFRRLRPAGSERTDRDEDRERYMWTRMRQHLAASGADPADCLYVCGAFHAASRVAQFGLAADAPPFEITPRTGTRWRYGLIPSSHSAIEAQFGLASGAVSIAAAGWQKAVARSGLAPFRLDGQRGGRTRRGKGGPAASPAAPVTDRLSGFLAAPPTPGGLDEAELRGWCVDIVRLARRNGYLASTADAIAVFETSILLAGLRNRARPTPYDFADAAVTCIEKDVVPGRRDVRRLCEILLGGDRVGQVGYDALPPLARDVLDRLAPLGLDLEKRTVQRALLDLHGDPALAPCSDLLWMLRHLLPPDAVRPIMGERRLGHRSIQESWDLALGRNQRALIELGYEGVTVEQVLEQRLRRAVRGPRATAAVALGAVEDAIRLLDSPRLVDELGARAVELLAAERTVDDAPEVLRRIRRLLAHHRASGALPAWCRAFVTTGYAHYCTLLPTAVVDEETGVRQVGAMLGFLFGMEGLALSLGCDRSQLELAVAQSHPESPAKVALLWAARHQLGLLSLAGLRERCAQLLGNPLVVPAFPQYLSGFVQALEPVPALAPFVVETMSTAFARLPDPVLLPWLPTLITTLREQGPELVPLLVREAGRTFPGTLPALDAWVPPWIAPAPTAVAAPAVVAGPVAALLAAHPEPVDAVAALFGCDAAWQPADVPPGASEVAGLLAAHPGTVDAVAGLFAAVGR
- a CDS encoding ATP-binding protein — translated: MSEMLRAPAEVKYADELDYLESVDTGPKPFSWRLSPRMVRLFVLGSERADGLDREIAQKWFGDRSFVERSIVTLASDRGLLLIGDPGTGKSWLAELLSAAICRNSTLVVQGTAGTTEDHIKYSWNVSMVIARGQSRESMIPSPIMTAMEQGVIGRFEELTRSTSDVQDALISILSEKYVSIPELNDDNIVFAKPGFSVIATANSRDRGVNDLSSALKRRFNFVRIPVVTNKRSEAEIVRFRTEELLRRHAIELDVPPTLLDILLQSFADLRAAAASATSDDEKLESALSTAEQIGVLEDAILHSQFFGDRTLRPETLAGSLMGSLARRSPEDLAILNKYLHGVVEPRAKQDGGGWAGFLDGGRQAIASLS